The Chitinimonas arctica region TCGCGGATATCGATACCCGCCGGCTCACCCGCATCCTGCGTGAAAAGGGCGCCCAGTCCGGTTGCATCGTGGCCGGCCCGGATGCGCTCGACGTCGATCGGGCGATCGCCCTGGCGCGCGGTTTTGGTTCCATGGCCGGGCAGGACCTGGCCAAGGTGGTCAGTACCAAGACCGCCTATCCCTGGACCACCGGCGAGTGGAAGCTGGGCGAAGGCCATGTAAGCCAGGGCGAAGCCCGCTTCCATGTGGTCGCCTATGACTTCGGCGTCAAGCACAACATCCTGCGCATGCTGGCCGAGCGCGGCTGCAAGCTGACCGTGGTGCCGGCCGAAACCTCGGCCGAGGACGTGCTCAAGCTGAATCCCGATGGCGTCTTCCTCAGCAATGGCCCTGGCGATCCCGAGCCTTGCGAATACGCGATTACCGCCATCCGCCGCTTCCTGGAACAGAAGTTGCCGGTGTTCGGCATCTGCCTGGGCCACCAGTTGCTCGGCCTTGCGGTCGGCGGCAAGACCAGCAAGATGAAATTCGGCCACCATGGCGCCAACCACCCGGTACAGGATCTGGACGACAAGCGCGTCCTGATCACCAGCCAGAACCATGGCTTCCAGGTTGACGAAAGCAGTTTGCCGGCCAACGTGCGCATCACCCACCGCTCGCTGTTCGACGGTACCGTCCAGGGCATCGCCCTGACCGACCGTCCGGCCTTCAGCTTCCAGGGTCACCCGGAAGCCAGCCCGGGCCCGCACGATGTCGCCTATTTGTTCGATCGCTTTACCGCCGCCATGGCGCAACACCAGCAATAAGGACACGCCATGCCACGTCGCACAGACCTAAACAGCATTCTCATCATCGGCGCCGGCCCCATCATCATCGGCCAGGCCTGCGAATTCGACTATTCCGGCGCACAGGCCTGCAAGGCCCTGCGCGAGGAAGGCTACAAGGTCATCCTGGTCAACAGCAATCCGGCCACCATCATGACCGACCCGGAAATGGCCGATGTGACCTATATCGAGCCCATCACCTGGGAAGTGGTCGCCAAGATCATCGAGAAGGAGCGTCCTTGCGCCATCCTGCCGACCATGGGTGGACAGACCGCGCTCAATTGCGCGCTGGACCTGTGGCACAACGGCGTGCTGGAGAAGTTCGACGTGGAGCTGATCGGCGCCACGCCGGAAGCCATCGACAAGGCGGAAGACCGGCAGAAGTTCAAGCTGGCCATGGACAAGATCGGCCTGGGGTCGGCCCGCTCCGGTATTGCCCACAGCCTGGAAGATGCCTTGGCGGTCCAGAGCTCGCTGGGCTTCCCCGCCATTATCCGCCCCAGCTTTACCATGGGCGGCACCGGCGGCGGCATTGCCTACAATATCGAGGAATTCGTCGAGATCTGTACCCGCGGACTCGATCTCTCGCCTACCCATGAGCTGTTGATCGAAGAGTCGCTGCTGGGTTGGAAAGAGTACGAGATGGAAGTCGTGCGCGACCGCAACGACAACTGCATCATCGTCTGCTCGATCGAGAATTTCGATCCCATGGGCGTGCATACCGGCGACTCGATCACGGTCGCGCCGGCCCAGACGCTGACCGACAAGGAATACCAGATCATGCGCAATGCCTCGCTGGCAGTGCTGCGTGAAATCGGTGTCGATACCGGTGGTTCGAATGTGCAGTTCTCGGTCAATCCGGTGGATGGCCGGCTGATCGTCATCGAGATGAACCCACGGGTCTCGCGTTCCTCCGCGCTGGCCTCCAAGGCGACCGGCTTCCCGATTGCCAAGGTCGCGGCCAAGTTGGCGGTGGGCTATACCCTGGACGAGCTGAAGAACGATATCACCGGTGGCTTGACCCCCGCATCGTTCGAGCCCTCCATCGATTACGTGGTTACAAAGATTCCGCGTTTCGCCTTCGAGAAGTTCCCCCAGGCAAACAGCCGCCTGACCACCCAGATGAAGTCGGTCGGCGAAGTGATGGCCATCGGCCGTACCTTGCAGGAATCCATGCAGAAGGCCCTGCGCGGCCTGGAAACCGGCCTGGCGGGCTTCGACGAGCGTACTACCGATATGGACGTGCTGGCCGCCGAGTTGGGCGCGCCGGGACCGGAGCGCATCCTCTACGTCGCCGATGCCTTCCGCGTCGGCATGAGCCTGGATGAAGTTTTCAGCCACACCAAGATCGACCCATGGTTCCTGGCGCAGATCGAAGACATCGTACTCGACGAAAAGGCCTTGGCCGGCCGCGCGCTCGATAGCCTGGATGCGGATGAGATGCGCCGCCTCAAGCGCAAGGGTTTCTCCGACCGTCGCCTGGGTACCCTGGTCGGCGCAGAAGCGGCCGCCGTCAGGGCGCGTCGCCATGGCTTCGGCATCCGCCCTGTGTACAAGCGGGTGGATACCTGTGCGGCCGAATTCGCTACCAATACCGCCTATATGTACTCGACCTATGAGGAAGAGTGCGAAGCGGCGCCTAGCCAGCGCAAGAAGATCATGATCCTGGGCGGCGGTCCGAACCGGATCGGCCAAGGCATCGAGTTCGACTATTGCTGTGTACACGCGGCGCTGGCCCTGCGCGAGGATGGCTACGAGACCATCATGGTCAACTGCAATCCGGAAACCGTTTCCACCGATTACGATATTTCCGACCGCCTGTACTTCGAACCGCTGACCCTGGAAGACGTGCTCGAAATCGTGCATGTCGAGAAGCCGGACGGCGTCATCGTGCAATACGGCGGCCAGACTCCGCTGAAGTTGGCGCGCGCCCTGGAAGCCAATGGCGTGCCCATCATCGGCACCAGCCCCGATATGATCGATGCTGCGGAAGATCGCGAGCGCTTCCAGAAGCTGCTGCAGGAGTTGGGTCTGCGCCAGCCGCCGAATGCCACGGCACGCAATGAAAAGGATGCCCTGGTGCTGGCCGCCGAGATCGGCTACCCGCTGGTGGTGCGCCCTTCCTACGTGCTGGGCGGCCGTGCCATGCAGATCGTCCATTCGGAAGAAGACCTGAGCCGTTATATGCGCGAGGCGGTCAAGGTTTCGAACGACAGCCCGGTGTTGCTCGACCGTTTCCTCAACGACGCCATCGAAGTCGATGTGGATGCCTTGTGCGACGGTACGAATGTGGTGCTTGGCGGCATCATGGAGCACATCGAACAGGCCGGCGTGCATTCGGGCGACTCCGCCTGTTCGCTGCCGCCGTATTCGCTCAGCGATGCCATGCAGGACGAATTGCGCCGCCAGACCGTGGCGATGGCGCGGGCCCTGAAGGTGATCGGCTTGATGAACGTGCAGTTCGCCATCCAGGGCGAGACGGTGTTTGTCCTGGAAGTCAATCCGCGCGCCTCGCGTACGGTACCTTACGTCTCCAAGGCCACCAGCCGTCCCCTGGCCAAGGTCGCCGCCCGTTGCATGGCCGGTCAATCCTTGCCGTCGCAAGGCGTGACCAGCGAGATCATTCCGAGTTACTACTCGGTCAAGGAAGCCGTCTTCCCCTTTATCAAGTTCCCGGGCGTGGACAGCATTCTCGGTCCGGAGATGAAATCGACTGGTGAAGTGATGGGCGTCGGTGATACCTTCGCGGAGGCCTATGTAAAAAGCCAGCTGGGTGCCGGTGAGAAGCTGCCGACCACGGGCAAGGTATTTCTGTCCGTGCGCGATGGCGACAAGTCGGTGCTGCCCGAGCTGGGCCGCATGCTGGTCGATGCGGGCCTGGAGCTGGTCGCTACCCGCGGCACGGCAGCCAGGCTGCAGGAAGCCGGCGTGCCGGTGGTCGCGGTGAACAAGGTCAAGGAAGGCCGCCCGCATATCGTGGACATGATCAAGAACGGCGAAATCGCGCTGATCATCAATACGGTTGACGAGCGCCGCGCCTCGATTCAGGATTCCTACTCGATCCGCTTCGAAGCGTTGAAGGGCCGGGTCCCCATCTACACCACGGTGGCCGGTGGCCGCGCCGCCGCATATGGCATCAAGCATATGAAGGAGTGGACGGTCTACTCGGTGCAGGATCTGCACAAGCGCTTGAAAATCGCCTGAGCCCCCTTTTTTCATCGGCCGCGCGCGCTGCGCCGGCATGTGCCCCGACGGCTGGTCCGTCGGGTTTGTTTTTGACGCCGGCGCGGCTCAGGAGCGAGCGACCGGATTGGAGAATTGAAATGAATAAAGTCCCCCTTACCGTGCTTGGCGCCGAATTGTTGCGTTCGGAGCTGCAGCGTCTGAAAAGCGTCGAGCGGCCCAGCGTTATCGCTGCCATCGCCGAAGCGCGCTCGCATGGCGATCTGTCGGAAAACGCCGAATACGATGCCGCCAAGGAGCGCCAGGGCTTTGTCGAAGGACGGATCGCCGATCTGGAAGGCAAGCTGTCGCATGCCATCGTGATCGATCCGGCCGAGATCAGCGCCGAAGGCCGCATCGTTTTCGGCACCACGGTGGACCTGGAAGACTGCGAGTCCGGCGACAACGTCACCTACCAGATCGTGGGTGACGACGAGGCCGATATCAAGCAGGGCAAGATCTCCATCTCCAGCCCCATCGCCCGTGCCCTGATCGGCAAGTCGGAAGGCGATGTAGCCGAAGTGCAGGCGCCCGGTGGTATCCGCGAATACGAAGTCCTGGGTGTGAAGTACATCTGAAAACGCCACGAAAGCGTCCGTGATGCAAACCTTTCCAAATGCGCTGCGCTCCATACTGACGATCTTCTGGATCGGTGGCCTCTGGATTGTCGGCCTTTTGGTCGGGCCTTTGCTGTTCCAGCAGTTGGATAACGGCCTGGCCGTCAAGATGGTGACGGTGATGTTCCGCGCCATGGCCTGGGTGGGCATCGTGGCCGGCATCTACATCACCGTGCATATGCTCTGGACCGAAGGCTTGCGCGGCTTCCAGACCATGGAGTTCTGGCTGGTGCTGGGCATGCTGGCGCTGACCCTGGTCAATCACTTCGCGGTCTTCCCCATCCTCTCCGAGGTCAAGCCGCAGATGCATACGGTGGCGGAGGGGGTGTTCGGCGGCGGCTTTCAGAGCTGGCAGACGATTTCCAGCCTGATCTATCTGGTGCAAAGCCTGTTCGGTTTGATCTATGTCATTCGCGGGCCGGTCAAGTAGCAGGAAATCGGTATCCCGGCAACTTTCCCGGGCGGCGGGTGGGTTGCAGCGCGAGCCTACTTTGCTGCTGAAGCAGCAAGCAGTATTGTCGCCGCGCCGCATGTCATTGACATTAAAGCATATATTTCTTCCTCTGCCGTCACGCAGGCAACATTGTCCTTTTGCTACATCGTTGTGGCATTGAGACGACGCATGTGTAGTGAATATTTATTTATTTGTGACTTGTACTTCAGGCAACGCTAATCTACGACCCTGTGTCCGTGAACCCGGAGCGGCGCAATCAGGGAGTAGTAAATCGATGTCCAGTCCAAATCTGCTGGCGGTGTATGTCCGCACCTCGGCCGGTGAAGGCGAGCTTGCCTCGCCAACCAATGGCCTTAGTATCAATCAACGCAAATTGCTGCAGTGGTGTGATGGTCAATTGACCGTGATGGAGATGGCCGAACGTCTGGCTACGGGCCATTCGGTCGATGCCGAGCATGTCGCGCGCGATATGGAAAAGCTGGAAAAACTCAGCTTGCTCAAGCCCTTGGGTGCAGGCATCAATGTCGCCACGCCACTCAATGCCACCTTCCAGCCGAAGAAACGCCTCCCCTGGTGGCTGGTCGGAACCGGCGCGGTCGTAGTGGTGGGCGGCTTGGTGGCGTTTTCCCAGCAAGCCGAACCCGTTCAAGCAACGAGCCAGGTGGGCGCGCCCGGCGCGCAAGCCAGATTGGCGCCGGAAGAAACCGAGCAACAGATATTCGGGGTCATGCCCAATCCCGCCCGTTGGTTCTCGCCTGGCCAAAAGCCCGAGCCCAAGCCTGTCGAGGAGAAAGTGGCCGAGACCAAGCCCGTGCCGGTGGCGCCCAAGGCGGCCGATCCCAAGCTGGCCCAGGCAGCTGCCGCGGTGGCCAAGCCCGTGCCCGCGCCGGTCCCTGTGCCGGCGCCCGCCGCCATCACGCCGACGACCGCTCCCGCCCCCTTGGCGGTTGAGCCGGTACCCAAGCCCGAGCCGGTCGTTCCGGTTCAGGTCGCCAGCGCCCAGCCCATCCTGGCCCGGCCCGAGCCGCCACCCCCCAATCGCAAGCCTATCCATCGCGAGCAACCGGAGTTTCCGCGCGAGGCAACCCGCGATGGGATCGAAACCGGCAGGGTCAGAGCGCGCATGACGGTGAACGAGGCGGGGCAGGTCGTGAAGGTGGATATCCTGGAGTCCAAGCCACGCAAGGTGTTCGATCGCGCCGTGCTGGCCGCGCTGACAAAATGGCGCTTCCAGCAGGCCGCCGCCGGATTTACGGTGGATACCGAAGTGGATTTCAGGGACAATTGAGCCCGATGACGAGTTAAAAAGACCGGCGCGAGCCGGTCTTTTACTTGCCGGACTTGTACTTGCTTGCTGGTTTGCCCTTGCTGTTGGCGGGTTTGCCCGCGCGGCCGGTGGCGACGGTGGGCTTGGCGGCTGCTTTCCTGGCCGTGGCTTCCAATGCCTTGGGCGTAGGCTTCTTCTGGCCGGGCCGAGGCAGCTGGATCTTGGGCTTGCCGTCCTGGGTCGGGCGATATAGGACCAGCAGCTTGCCAATCTGCTGTACCGGCGAGCAGTTCAGGGCGGTGCAGATATCGGCCAACCAGCCGCTGCGCTGCTCGCGGTCGTCGCCCAACACACGGACCTTGATCAATTCATGGGCGTCGAGGTTGAGGGCGATTTCGCGCATGACCGCATCGGTCAGGCCGTTATTGCCTATCATCACGACAGGGCTCAGCTGGTGGGCTTGGGTGCGCAGGTAAAGGCGCTCGTCTCTAGTCAGTTCCATCTTGTAACTCCGCGAAAAAGCGACGAATTCTAGCTGAATCACCAACAAGGCGTAGCAACTCTTTCAATATGAAAATACACCCAGTTAGGCCCGCTGACGAGGATAGGAAATACCCGCTCGCGGCGACACGGGCGGGGACGTCCGCCCAAGGGGGCGTATGAAAAGAAGCAAATCCAGTAACGCGTGGCTACGGGAGCACGTGAACGACCATTATGTGCAGCAGGCGCAGAAGGACAACTACCGCGCGAGAGCGGCCTACAAGCTGCTGGAGATCGATGAAAAGGACAAGCTGTTCAAACAGGGTGCCTGGGTAGCCGACCTCGGCGCGGCGCCCGGCAGCTGGTCGCAGGTAGCCAAGCAGAAGGTAGGCGAAGCCGGACGGGTATTCGCCCTCGATATGCTGCCGATGGATCCGATTCGCGGTGTCGAGTTCATCCAGGGCGATTTCCGTGAGGACGCGGTCCTGGCACAATTTACCAAGTTGCTGGATGGCCGCCTGGTGGATCTTGCGATTTGCGATATCGCCCCCAATATCACTGGCATGGCGGTGACGGACCAGGCGCGCAGTTTCTATCTATGTGAGCTGGCACTGGATTTTTGCCGCGATTATTTGAAACCCGGCGGCAATTTTCTGGTCAAGACCTTCCAGGGTTCCGGCTATACCGAGTATATGCAGCAGATGCGCGATACCTTCCAGACGGTGTTGTCGCGCAAACCGGCCGCCTCGCGCGACCGTTCGACGGAGATCTATCTGCTGGGCAAGGGAAAAAAGCCCTAACGGGCCGTCCCGACAGCCGATAGAATCCTGGGTTCCTATTTTATGGCCGCCGCCGGCGCGGCCGTTCTTCACTTCGCCGGCTAAGAGGAGCGTCCCGTGAACAATCTGGGCAAAAATATCGCCATCTGGGTCATCATCACTTTGGTGCTGATGATCGTGTACAACCAGTTCACCAAGCGTCAGGAACAACAGGTACAGGTGCCGTACTCGCAGTTCATGGTCGAAGTGCAGGAGAACCGGATCGCCACTGTCGAGATCGACGGCAATCCGCTGCGCGGCCAGTGGATACGAGGCAAGCGTACCGACGGGACCAATTTCTCCAGCTTCGCGCCTTTCGATTTCCGCCTGGTCGATACCCTGATCAAGCACAACGTCAAATTCAGCGGCAAGCCGGAGGATGAGCCCAGCCTGCTGATGAGCATCTTCGTCAACTGGTTCCCCATGTTGCTGTTGATCGGCGTGTGGATCTTCTTCATGCGGCAGATGCAGGGCGGCGGCAAGGGCGGCGCCTTCAGTTTCGGCAAGAGCCGCGCCCGCATGCTGGACGAGAACAACAATACCGTGACCTTCGCCGACGTGGCCGGTTGCGACGAATCCAAGGAAGAAGTCAGCGAAATCGTCGACTTCCTGCGCGATCCTTCCAAGTTCCAGAAACTGGGCGGCCGCATTCCCCGTGGCGTACTGATGGTGGGTTCGCCCGGTACCGGTAAGACCCTGCTGGCCCGTGCCATCGCAGGCGAAGCCAAGGTACCGTTCTTCTCGATCTCCGGTTCGGACTTCGTCGAGATGTTTGTCGGTGTCGGTGCCGCCCGTGTGCGCGATATGTTCGAGAACGCCAAGAAGAACGCGCCCTGCATCATCTTCATCGACGAAATCGATGCGGTGGGTCGTCAGCGCGGTGCCGGACTTGGCGGCGGTAACGACGAACGCGAACAGACCCTCAACCAGATGCTGGTCGAGATGGATGGCTTTGAAGGCAGCTCGGGTGTGATCGTGATTGCCGCGACC contains the following coding sequences:
- the carA gene encoding glutamine-hydrolyzing carbamoyl-phosphate synthase small subunit, whose protein sequence is MSQQRPKALLALADGTLFHGSSIGAHGHTVGEVVFNTALTGYQEILTDPSYCKQIVTLTYPHIGNVGVNREDAESNGVFAAGLIIRDLPLRASNFRMEETLDAYLVRTGTVAIADIDTRRLTRILREKGAQSGCIVAGPDALDVDRAIALARGFGSMAGQDLAKVVSTKTAYPWTTGEWKLGEGHVSQGEARFHVVAYDFGVKHNILRMLAERGCKLTVVPAETSAEDVLKLNPDGVFLSNGPGDPEPCEYAITAIRRFLEQKLPVFGICLGHQLLGLAVGGKTSKMKFGHHGANHPVQDLDDKRVLITSQNHGFQVDESSLPANVRITHRSLFDGTVQGIALTDRPAFSFQGHPEASPGPHDVAYLFDRFTAAMAQHQQ
- the carB gene encoding carbamoyl-phosphate synthase large subunit, with amino-acid sequence MPRRTDLNSILIIGAGPIIIGQACEFDYSGAQACKALREEGYKVILVNSNPATIMTDPEMADVTYIEPITWEVVAKIIEKERPCAILPTMGGQTALNCALDLWHNGVLEKFDVELIGATPEAIDKAEDRQKFKLAMDKIGLGSARSGIAHSLEDALAVQSSLGFPAIIRPSFTMGGTGGGIAYNIEEFVEICTRGLDLSPTHELLIEESLLGWKEYEMEVVRDRNDNCIIVCSIENFDPMGVHTGDSITVAPAQTLTDKEYQIMRNASLAVLREIGVDTGGSNVQFSVNPVDGRLIVIEMNPRVSRSSALASKATGFPIAKVAAKLAVGYTLDELKNDITGGLTPASFEPSIDYVVTKIPRFAFEKFPQANSRLTTQMKSVGEVMAIGRTLQESMQKALRGLETGLAGFDERTTDMDVLAAELGAPGPERILYVADAFRVGMSLDEVFSHTKIDPWFLAQIEDIVLDEKALAGRALDSLDADEMRRLKRKGFSDRRLGTLVGAEAAAVRARRHGFGIRPVYKRVDTCAAEFATNTAYMYSTYEEECEAAPSQRKKIMILGGGPNRIGQGIEFDYCCVHAALALREDGYETIMVNCNPETVSTDYDISDRLYFEPLTLEDVLEIVHVEKPDGVIVQYGGQTPLKLARALEANGVPIIGTSPDMIDAAEDRERFQKLLQELGLRQPPNATARNEKDALVLAAEIGYPLVVRPSYVLGGRAMQIVHSEEDLSRYMREAVKVSNDSPVLLDRFLNDAIEVDVDALCDGTNVVLGGIMEHIEQAGVHSGDSACSLPPYSLSDAMQDELRRQTVAMARALKVIGLMNVQFAIQGETVFVLEVNPRASRTVPYVSKATSRPLAKVAARCMAGQSLPSQGVTSEIIPSYYSVKEAVFPFIKFPGVDSILGPEMKSTGEVMGVGDTFAEAYVKSQLGAGEKLPTTGKVFLSVRDGDKSVLPELGRMLVDAGLELVATRGTAARLQEAGVPVVAVNKVKEGRPHIVDMIKNGEIALIINTVDERRASIQDSYSIRFEALKGRVPIYTTVAGGRAAAYGIKHMKEWTVYSVQDLHKRLKIA
- the greA gene encoding transcription elongation factor GreA; this encodes MNKVPLTVLGAELLRSELQRLKSVERPSVIAAIAEARSHGDLSENAEYDAAKERQGFVEGRIADLEGKLSHAIVIDPAEISAEGRIVFGTTVDLEDCESGDNVTYQIVGDDEADIKQGKISISSPIARALIGKSEGDVAEVQAPGGIREYEVLGVKYI
- a CDS encoding DUF4149 domain-containing protein — its product is MQTFPNALRSILTIFWIGGLWIVGLLVGPLLFQQLDNGLAVKMVTVMFRAMAWVGIVAGIYITVHMLWTEGLRGFQTMEFWLVLGMLALTLVNHFAVFPILSEVKPQMHTVAEGVFGGGFQSWQTISSLIYLVQSLFGLIYVIRGPVK
- a CDS encoding TonB family protein, whose amino-acid sequence is MSSPNLLAVYVRTSAGEGELASPTNGLSINQRKLLQWCDGQLTVMEMAERLATGHSVDAEHVARDMEKLEKLSLLKPLGAGINVATPLNATFQPKKRLPWWLVGTGAVVVVGGLVAFSQQAEPVQATSQVGAPGAQARLAPEETEQQIFGVMPNPARWFSPGQKPEPKPVEEKVAETKPVPVAPKAADPKLAQAAAAVAKPVPAPVPVPAPAAITPTTAPAPLAVEPVPKPEPVVPVQVASAQPILARPEPPPPNRKPIHREQPEFPREATRDGIETGRVRARMTVNEAGQVVKVDILESKPRKVFDRAVLAALTKWRFQQAAAGFTVDTEVDFRDN
- the yhbY gene encoding ribosome assembly RNA-binding protein YhbY, whose amino-acid sequence is MELTRDERLYLRTQAHQLSPVVMIGNNGLTDAVMREIALNLDAHELIKVRVLGDDREQRSGWLADICTALNCSPVQQIGKLLVLYRPTQDGKPKIQLPRPGQKKPTPKALEATARKAAAKPTVATGRAGKPANSKGKPASKYKSGK
- the rlmE gene encoding 23S rRNA (uridine(2552)-2'-O)-methyltransferase RlmE — encoded protein: MKRSKSSNAWLREHVNDHYVQQAQKDNYRARAAYKLLEIDEKDKLFKQGAWVADLGAAPGSWSQVAKQKVGEAGRVFALDMLPMDPIRGVEFIQGDFREDAVLAQFTKLLDGRLVDLAICDIAPNITGMAVTDQARSFYLCELALDFCRDYLKPGGNFLVKTFQGSGYTEYMQQMRDTFQTVLSRKPAASRDRSTEIYLLGKGKKP